Proteins encoded in a region of the Polynucleobacter antarcticus genome:
- the yaaA gene encoding peroxide stress protein YaaA produces the protein MLIVLSPAKSLDYKTPVLVKSPTLPEFVSESAKLIADLKKLAPQEVADLMGLSDPLATLNVGRYRDWSKKFTLENSKPAIYAFNGDVYDGFDVKTLSTKAVNFAQEHLRILSGLYGALRPLDLMQPYRLEMGTTLKNSRGKDLYAFWGERVTDTLKKVLEKQKKPVLLNLASEEYFKVVQAKNLACPVISPMFQDAKDGKYKIISFYAKRARGLMARYVVENQITDSADLKGFNLDGYKYAAAESKPDKPVFRRSERK, from the coding sequence ATGTTGATTGTCCTCTCTCCTGCTAAATCCTTAGATTACAAAACCCCCGTTCTGGTCAAGTCGCCCACTCTGCCTGAATTTGTTTCAGAATCCGCCAAACTGATTGCTGATTTGAAGAAATTGGCTCCTCAAGAGGTGGCTGATCTCATGGGTTTATCTGATCCATTGGCGACCTTAAACGTTGGTCGCTACCGGGATTGGTCTAAGAAATTCACCCTAGAAAACAGTAAACCTGCCATCTACGCCTTTAATGGCGATGTTTATGATGGCTTTGACGTAAAGACCCTCAGCACCAAGGCTGTGAATTTTGCCCAAGAACACCTGCGGATCTTGTCGGGCTTATATGGAGCTTTACGACCTTTAGACCTGATGCAGCCTTATCGCCTAGAAATGGGTACCACTCTTAAAAACTCCAGAGGCAAAGATCTCTATGCTTTTTGGGGTGAGCGCGTTACCGATACCTTAAAGAAGGTCCTAGAGAAGCAAAAAAAGCCCGTGTTATTAAATCTGGCCTCTGAAGAGTATTTCAAGGTAGTGCAAGCAAAAAACTTAGCGTGCCCAGTGATCTCTCCAATGTTTCAGGATGCTAAAGACGGTAAGTACAAAATTATTTCTTTTTATGCCAAGCGTGCAAGGGGATTAATGGCACGTTATGTGGTCGAGAACCAAATCACCGATTCTGCTGATTTAAAGGGCTTTAACCTAGACGGCTATAAGTATGCGGCTGCTGAATCAAAGCCTGATAAACCTGTATTTAGACGTTCAGAAAGAAAGTAA